The genomic window CGACACCACGCAGCGGGAGGTGCATGACCACCTCCGCGAGGTCTTCGAGCGCGTCACCGGGTGGGGTTTCAGCTACCTCAAGCTCGACTTCATGTACGCGGGGGCCGTCGCCGGTCGGCGGCATCAGGACGTCCACCGCGAGACCGCCTACCGGGACGCGATCTCGTTCATCAGGGAGACCGTCGGCGACGACGTGTACCTGCTCGGCTGCGGCGTCCCGATGATCCCGTCCATCGGGGTGTTCGACGGCGCGCGCGTTGGGCCGGATGTCGGTCCGTTCTGGGACAACGCCGAACGGGTCGGCGACCCGTCGGGCGTCGGCGCATGGAACTCGATCGTCGACTCCGTCAACCGCGTCTGGCTGAAGGACGTCTACGAGGTCGACCCCGACGCCGTCTACTTCCGCAGCGCCCGCAACCTCCTCGACCCGGACGAGCGACGCATGCTCCAGGACGTGGCGGCCATCCTCGAGTTCAAATCGACCTCCGATCCGGTGGTGTGGCTGCACGAGAGCGAGCGAGCCGAACTCCGGCAGTACCTCACGGAGACCCCCACGGTCGAGCAGACAGGGCGGTTCACCTTCCGGCTCGACGGCCGCGAGGTCGACCTGACGGCCGTCGTGGCAGGGGAGGCCCGGTCCGACACCTCGTACATCGGGTGATGCTTGGCGCTCGCCGGAGACCCGGCCCTATCCGATAAACGAACGCCGATCCTCCAAAGATGGAGCTACCACGGACTCGTGAGATTCTGGGCAGGATGAGCGTGAATGCTGGGCCCGCGGAGCGGTTCGAAGCCGCGGGCGGCGACGTCGACGACGCGCGCGAGCTGTACCGCGAGGCGTACCAGATCGGCGGGATCACCGTCGAGCCGACGGCCACCGACTTCGGATACCGCTTCACGTCCATCGGCGACGCCGACCTCGCGCTGCGCGCGTCGCAGGTCGAGGGCCGGATCACGGGCGCTTCCTTCACCCAGGACGAGTACGTGGTGACCTGGCTCACGCGTGGCGAGGGCGTGATGGACCTGCTCGGCTCGCCGATGAAGCTCCACCCTGGCGTGCCCTCGATGTTCGCGAATGACCGGCCCGCGCAGTTCGATCTCATCGACTATCGGCTCAACATGATGCACTTCGGCGGTGCGTACTTGGAAGGCGTCGCGGCGGACACCGAGGGGTCGGTGGGTCCGATCCGGTTCGACACGACGTTCCGCCCGTCGGGCGACGCTCTGCGGCGTTGGACCGAGACGGTGGCGACCGTCGCGCGCGTGATCTACGACGACGGGAGTTCCGCGGTGCTGCGCGCCGAGGCGAACCGAGCGGCCGCCGTCACGTTGCTCGAGGTCTTCCCACATGTCGCTCTGCAGCCACGGACCGATCTGGCGGTTCCTCCGAGCAGCAAGGCCCGCGTCGCCGTCGAGTTCATGGTCGCGAACGCCCACCGACCCATCGCGACCGCGGAGATCGCGGAGGCCGCCGGGCTCAGCCTGCGCAGCCTGCAGGCGGCGTTCCGCCGTGAGTACGACGTCACCGCCACGGACTACCTGCGCTCGATCCGCCTGGATCGCGTGCGGCAGGAGTTGCGGGATGCGGAACCGGGCCTGGCCACGGTCGCCGAGGTCGCCAGACGGTGGGGGTTCACTCACCTCGGGCGGTTCGCGGCCTCCTACACGAGCCGCTTCGGCGAGTATCCGAGTGTCACCCTCGCGTCGAGCGCCCGCTGAGCGCCATACCCGGTCCCTGAGCGGCACCCCGGTCCCTGAGCCTGTCGAAGGGCGGCACCCCGAAGCTGAGTGCTCCCACCAACGAGGCCTGTCCGGCGCGGGCACCCGGTACGGTGTCCGGATGACGACTGGACGATACTGCGGTTCCCCATGGCAGTAGGGGCGACGCGACGCGACGCGCAGCTCGTGCTCGACGACCTCTCCTTCCGGATCATCTCCACGACCGCCGATCGCGACCCCGGCGCGGCCCGCTTCGTCCTCGTCCACGGTGTCGGCACCTCGCACCGGTACTTCGCCCGGCTGCACGACGACCTCGCCCGCGACAGTGACACCGTCTCCGTCGACCTCCCCGGGTTCGGTGGTCAGGCGAGGCCCGTCCGCACGGTCGAGGTCGGAGAGATGGCGACGGCACTCGGGCACGCGCTGGACACGCTCGGGACCGCGCCGTTCGTCCTCGTCGGTCATTCCATGGGTGCGCAGTGGGTCGTCGAACTGGCCGCTCAGCGCCCCGATCTGGCGCGTGCCGTCGTCATCATCGGTCCGGTGACGGACCGCGATCATCGGTCGATGGTGGCGCAGGCGCTGGCACTCGCGTGGGACACGGTCGGTGAGACCATGAGCGTGAACCGACGGGTCTTCGTCGACTACCTCCGCGCAGGGCCGTCGTGGTTCCTGCGGCAGGTGCGACGGATGGTCGACTTCCCCATCGAGGACCGCATCGTCGAGGTCACCGCTCCCGTGCTCGTCGTCCGCGGCGGGAACGACCCGATCGCCGGTACGGGATGGAGTCGGTTGCTTCGTGATCGGGCGTCACACGGTTCGATGGCGGTCGTGCCCGGCCACCGGCACGTCGTGCAGCACACGGCACCACGAGCGATCGCCTCGGCGATCCGTGCCTTCGTCGCCACCTAGGCTGAGGCCATGACGCGATCCACGGTGAACGACCCGCACGCTCCGAAGCCCGTCGGGCCGTATTCGCATGCCGCGGTCGCCCCGACCGGAGCGCTGTACCTGTCCGGGCAGACGCCCATCGATCCGGTGACCGGAGCCCTCGTCGACGGTGATGTCGCCGAGCAGACCCGCCGGGTGTTCGCCAACCTCGAGTCGGTGCTGACGGCCGCCGGTCGTGGGTTCGCCGACGTGGTCAAGGTGAACGTCTACCTCGTCGACATGGCCGACTTCGCGTCGATGAACAGCGTCTACGAGTCGGTCTTCTCGGCGCCCTACCCTGCGCGCACCACGGTCGCGGTCGTCGGGCTGCCGCTCGGCGCGCGCGTCGAGATCGAACTCGTCGCCTGAGGCGGTGCGTCCCTGGGCGAGAGCGGCTCCAGAGCTCATCCCGGTCCCTGGGCGACGGGCCATCCTGCCCCTGAGCCTGTCGAAGGGCTGGGCGGCGGCGGGGATCAGTCCGTGGGCGGCGGGGCGGTCGACTCGCGCATGATGAGCGTGGTCGCGAGGTCGGTGATGGTCGGGACGTCGGTGCCCCCGAGGTGCGCGAAGAGGGTCTGCACGGCGTAGGAGCCGGAGGCGATGTGCGGGCTCCGGATCGAGGTGAGCGCCGGTGTCGTGAAGTCCGAACCGAAGATGTCGTCGAAGCCGATGAGGCTCAGCTGGGCGGGCATCTCGACGCCACGTGACCGCAGCTCCAGCATGATGCCGATGGCCAGGAGGTCGTTGTACGCGAGGACCGCGGTGGCACCCGTCTCGAGCACCGCTGTGGCCGCCGCCCTGCCCGCGGCCATGTCCGGCTGCGTCGACGGCACCCGCACCGTCTCGATGCCGCGTTCGGCGCACAGCTCCCTCGTCCGGCTCCACCGATGCCGCGACATCCAGGACCGGCCGGGGCCGGAGACGAACGCGAGCCTCCGGTGACCGAGCTCCGCGAGGTGGTCGATCGCCGCGGTGAGGCCCGGGTCGACGTCGGCGACGATGCTGTCGACGTCGTCGACCTGACGGTTGATCACGACGACCGGCTTCTCCTGGCCCAGCGCGCGCACGTCGTCGGGCAGGAGCCTCGAGGTCGCGAGGATGAGACCATCGACCGACGGCATGAGCCGCCTGGCGGTCAGCAGCTCCATCTCCGCCGACTCCTTGAACTCCGCGAGCACGAGCGTGTAGTTGCGCTCGGCGGCCTCACGCTCCGCACCGCGGACGACGTCGAAGAACATCGGGTTCGTGATGTCGGCGACGATGAGGCCGAGCGTGCCGGTGCGCCCGGTGGGGAGCGCCCGGGCGGCGGGGTTCGCCACGTAGTTGAGCTGTTTGGCGGCGTCGTGGATCTTCTGCGCCGTCTTCTCGTTGATGCGGCCAGGGCGGCTCAGCGCCCGCGACACGGTCGACGGGTTGACGCCGGCGAGCTGCGCGATGTCGTAGATCGTCGCGGCACGTTTCGTCTTCGCGGCCCCCGCCGTGGGTTCGGGCGTTCCGGGCTCGGGAGCGATCGTCTCCGCGGATGCGTCAGAGGTGCTCATGGGGCCCGCTCCTCTCGATCGCCGCCCTCGGCGACCTGAGCCATCGTACTGCCGCGGCCTCGGCGTGCGGGCTCAGGCCTGCCTGGTCAGCGGGTCGCGACATCGAGTGCGTGGCCGGCCCATTCGTACGACAAGCGGTGGGACTCGTAGACGCTCTCGACGCTCGGGAAGTCGACCTCGATCATGTAGTCGCCGTCGTAGTCCGCGGGCATCGCCGCGACGATCGCGTCGAAGTCGAGCACACCGAGCCCGGGTTCCGCCCACAGCCGCTTCGTCTGCGACGTCTCGTGGTAGCTCAGCGCACCGTCCGCCGCGCCGTCGAGGTGATCGGCGTAGACGTCCTTGATGTGGATGCCGCCGAGGCGGTCGCGGTAATCGGTGATCATCGCGACCGGGTCCGCTCCCGCCCAGCGGAGGTGTCCGGTGTCAGGCCCGAACCCGATGAGGTCCGGTCCGAGGGTGTCGAGCAGACTGCGGATCTCGTGCTCGGTCTCGAAGACGCCACCGACGTGCGAGTGGTGCAGGGGGCGGATCCCCTCGGCGAGCAGGACCTCGCAGGTCCGGCCGGCGTTCTCGATGGCCAGGTCGAGCCGCCCCTGGGAGAAGTCGGCGCCGATCGCCGGCGTGGCCATGCGCGCCGGGATCGCCATCGAGGAGATCATCGTCCGGTCGAGTCCGAGGGAGGCCTGGGCCGCCCCGAACGCCTTCGCCGCCTCGAGGACCTCGGCGAGGACGATCGTCTCGTCGAACGCGCTGCTGAACAGGCTGAGCGACGGTGCGAGGCCGTAGCCGCCGATCCACGTGCGGTACTCGTCCGCGGTCATGCCCTCGGGGATGTCGGCCTTCACCGCGGTGAACCCGATGCGCTGGAAGTCGGCGAAGGCCTCCTCGAACACCTCGCGGGTCTTGCCTCGCGCACTCCAGTAGGGGATGGGGTTCGCCGCCACCCGGTTCGTCCGCTGCGCGCTCATCGGGCCACCGCCGCAACGGCGTCGAGGCGGACCGGTTGGCCCGTGCGTGCGGACTCGTAGAGACCGGTGATGATCGAGATCGCCTGGCGGTTCTCGGCCAGCGTCACGCGGAGCGGCTCCTCCCCGCGGATCGCGGCGAGGACGTTCCGGTACTGGTGCAGGTGCGCGTCCGACATCTGTCCGGCGACGCTCGAGCCCGCCTGCGTCTCGTCGGCGAACTGCGCCGCCTGGTTCGTGTCCTTGCCCTGCGAGCCGAAGAAGGCCTCGGCGCGCTCCGTTCCGGCGGGAGTGGAGTGGAAGTAGGTCAGCTGGTCGTTCTCGATGACCGCGGAGCCGCGGTCGCCGTGGACCTGCAGCCGCGCGACGAGGCCCGGGTAGACGGCCGTCGAGCCGTGGATGACGCCGAGCGCACCGGATGCGAAGCGGACGACACCGACCGCGACGTCCTCGGTCTCGATGCGCTCGTGGGCGAGGAGCGCGGTGTAGCCGAAGACCTCGACGGGGCGTCCGAGGAGGGCGACCAGCAGGTCGACCGTGTGCACGCCCTGGTTCATGAGCGCGCCGCCGCCGTCGAGCGCCCAGGTGCCGCGCCAGTCGCCGGAGTCGTAGTAGCTCTGCCCGCGCCACCAGTCGACCGAGGCGATGCCCGAGGTGATGCGCCCGAGGTCTCCGCGTTCGGCGGCGGCGAGGACGATCTCCGTCGAGGGGTCGAAGCGGTGCTGGGAGATGACGGTCACGACGGTACCGGCGCGCTCCTGCGCGGCGATGATGTCGTCCGTCCGCGAGACGGTGACGTCGGCCGGCTTCTCGATGATGACGTGCTTGCCGGCCTCGAGTGCCTCGATGGCGAGGCCGGCGTGCAGGCCGGTGGGGGTGCAGACGACGACGATGTCGGGGTCGGTCTGCGCCAGCGCCTCCGCGAGGGTCGTGAACGCCCGTCCGCCGCGCTCGGCGACGAGGGCCTCCGCCTTCGCGAGCTCCGGGTCGGCGACGGCGACGAGTTCCAATTCGTCGCGAAGCTGGTCGATGACGATGCCGTGCTGCTTCGAGATGATGCCGGCGCCGGCGATGGCGATGCGGTGCGGTCGGGACATGCTGGGGTTCGCTCCAGTTCTGTGCGTGGGGTGGGTCGGTGTCCGTGCCGGCTCAGGCGAGCTGGCGGAGGTGCGCGAGGGCGGCTTCGAGCTCCGGTTCGAAGTCCTCGAAGAGGCACTCGACGGTGACGGGGCCGTCGTAGCCGCCGTCGCGCAGGGCCGTGATGAACTCGGCGAGCGGCCAGTCGCCCTGGCCGGGCGGCCGTCGTCCGGCGTCGGCGATGTGGGCGTGTCCGATGCGGGCACCGAGGGCCTGGACGACGGCGAGCGGCTCCTCCTCCAGCATGATGTGGAAGAGGTCGGCGACGACGGGCACGCGGTCGATCCCGAACTCGTCGAGGAAGGCGACCGTCTCCTCGAGCGAGTTGAGCAGGTTCGTCTCGTCCCGGTTCAATGGTTCGAGGACGATCTGCAGTCCGTTCCGCTCCGCCGTGTCGCGCGTCTCGACGACGACTTCTGCGAACCTCGCGCGGGCGGCCGTGACGTCCACCCCGGCGGGGATGGCGCGCGCCGTCCCGCTCCCGAACACGATCTTCGCGCCGGGCTCCGAGACCGAACCGATGATCGGCATGACGGCGTCGAGGTACGCCGTGACGCGTTCCGCCGGGAAGTCGGGGTCGGCGAGCGACAGGTCGCCGGGGAACAGGATGGCGAACGACCCGCGTCGGACGCTCGCGTCGTAGTCGGGATGGCGCGTCCACCCGTCTCCGTCGGCGACGACGAGGTTGCCGACGATGGTCGGTTCGGCGTAGTCGGCTCCGGACGCGAACGCACCGGGGATGCGTTCGGAGGGGACGATCACGCCGTACCCGGTGAGCGGGTACCGCTGGGCGGTCGGGTTCGAGTCGGACATGTGGTTCCGTTCCGTCGTCGGTGGGATGGTCATCGCTACTTCAGGCTCCCCGAGATGAGGTCGAGGCGCCAGAACCGCTGCAGGACGAGCACGAAGATCACCACGGGGATGACAGCGATGAGCGCCCCGGCGATGGCGACCGAGTAGAGCACCGGTTCGCTACCGCCACGGTTGAGCATGAGGAACATGGCGACCGTGATGGGCGACAGCTCCGACTTCGACTGCATGATGTACGGCAGCAGGAAGTTGTTCCAGGCACCGATGAACTGCAACAGGAACACGGTCACGAGACCGGGGAACAAGAGCGGCAGGCCGATCGAGACGAAGGTGCGCCCCTCGTTCGACCCGTCCACCCGAGCCGCCTCGAGGAGTTCCTGCGGCACCGAGCCCCGCGCGAACACGTAGGAGAGGTAGATCCCGAACGGGGTGATCGAGATCGGGATGAGCACCGCCCAGTAGGTGTTCGTGAGGTTCAGCTGTGCGAAGAGCATGTACTGCGGGATCGCCAGCGTGATCGTCGGGAGCAGCACACCCGCGAGCAGTCCGACCATCACGGCCTTCTTACCCGGGAACCGGTAGAGCGCGAGCGCGTAGCCGGCGGCGGCCGAGACGGCGGTCGACAGGAGTGCGCCGCCGATCGAGTAGATGAAGCTGTTGCCCAACCAGCGCGCGAAGGAGCCGTTCTCGTACGCGAACAGGTCGGTCATGTTGTCGATGAGGCTCGAGCCGAAGGTGAACGCGCTCGTGGAGAACAGCTCGCCGGTGCTCTTCGTGGCGGCGAACACGACCCACACCATCGGGAGCAGGAAGTAGAGGACGGCGATCAGGAGCACGACCGTCGGGAGGATTCCGCCGAGCTTGTGGACGAGGCTGACGGATTCCTTCGGCTTGCGGATGCGGCCGCGATCGGCGCGGACGACGGTCTCGCGAGCGCGACGGTCCTCCTCCGCGCGTTCCGCGGTGCGTGCGGTGGTGGTCATGCGTTCCTCCGAGCTGCGAGGCGTTGCCCGCCGAGCACCAGGAGCGACAGCAGCACCGTGGCGAGGGCGAGGATGATGGATGCCGCCGACGCCGAGTTGAGGTCGTCGTGGGCGAAGGCGTCCCGGTACACCCGCATCAGTGGGAAGTAGGTCGAGCTGATGGCCGGGGTGAGGCTCGAGAGCATCTGCGGCTCGCTGTACACCTGGAGGGCGCCGATGATCGAGAAGAGCCCGGTGAGGATCGTGGCCGGCACGATGTGCGGCAGCTTGATGTACCAGGCGATGCGCGGTTCGTTGCAGCCGTCGATGCGGGCGGCGTCGATCTGCTCCTTCGGCAGCGACTGCAGTGAGGTGTACAGGATGATCGTGTTGAAGCCGATCCCGCCCCACAGCACGACGTTGATGATCGCCGTCATGACGAGGTCGCCGCGCAGCAGCGTCGGGAACTGCAGGCCGAAGGTCTCGGCGAGCTGGTAGATCGGGCTGATCTCGGGCACGTACAGGAAGCCCCACATGAGCGCCGCGATGACGCTCGGCACGCCGTACGGCAGGAAGATCGCCATGCGGCTGAACGCGCGGAGGCGGGCTCTCGGGAGGTCGAGCAGCAGCGCGAACAGCATCGCCGTGAGCATCATGATCGGCACGAGGAAGAGCGCGTACACGGCGAGGTTGCCGAGGCTCGTCCAGAACGTGGGGTCCTGGAGCACCTTCGTGTAGTTGCCGAGGCCGACGAAGACCTCCTCGCGCACGCCGTAGGCGCTCGCACCCGCCGCGGTGCCCATGAGACTGAGGCCGCCGGAGTACACGATCGGGATGACGAACACGAAGACGAACAGGACGACCGCGGGGGCGATGAGCACCCATGCGAACAGGTGGTGCGGGCGGGTCAGCGAGACGCGCCGTCTGGTGGGGACCGCGGTCGGATCGTCCTCCGTCCGACCGCGGCCCCGCTCGATGGTCGGCGCGGTCATCAGCCCGCCAGGTCCTTCTCGACGATGTCCTGCACCTTCGGGAGCACATCGGCCCACGGGCTCGTCCCCTCGATGGCGTTGCCGAGCTCGTCGGTGATGGCGGTGAAGGCCACCTGCGTGTTCGGTCCCCACTGCACGGTGACGAGCTTCGACGCGGCTTCCGTGGCGCTCGGCCAGTAGGTGGTGTCCTCGGGCATGAGCTCCGGCGGCGTGCGGTCGATCTCCTGGCCGTGGAGAGCGCCGGTGAACTTGTTGACCTCGACGAGCCCCTCGGCGCCCTCATCGGACGCGTTCAGCCAGGTGATGAACTCGAGCGCCTGGTCGTAGTGCGGGCTCTCCTTGAGGATGACGTTGGCCGAACCGCCACGGGCGAAGACCCGCGGATCGGCGGTGTCCCACTGCGGGATCTGTGCGGCCGACCAGAGCCCGACGGTGTCGGGGTACTGGTTGAGCAGTGGACCGGGAGCCCAGGCGCCGGCGATCGTGCCGAGCACCCGGCCACTCGCGGTCGCCTCGATCTGCTCGGGGCTGCCGGTCTGGTAGGTGCTCACGAGGTCGTCCTCGACCATGCCCTGCCAGAAGTCCAGGACCTCCCGCGTCTCGGCGCTGTCGATGTCGACACCCCATTGCTCGTCGGCGTAGTCCCACCACTGGGCGCCGTTCTGCAGGGCGAGCCCCATGAACTGGTCGGCGTCGATCGAGCTGAAGTTGAAGAGGTAGCGGTCACCGTCGAGGGTGCGGACCTGCTCGGCGAGGGCGCGGAAGTCCTCCCAGCTCGCGGCCGGGGTGAGGCCGTACTGCGCGAAGAGGTCGTTCCGGTAGACGAAGAGCGCCGGCCCGAGATCCTGCGGGACGCCGTAGACCGTGTCGTCGAAGGACACGCTCTCGAGCACCGTGGGGGAGTAGGCCTCCTCGAGGTCCTGCTTCGCGCTGTCGAGTGGGGCGAGGACGCCGGCCGACACGTAGGTCGGCAGCTGCGTGTACTCCGCCTGCGCGATGTCGGGGCCGTCGCCGGCTCGCACCGCGCTCAGGACGCGGACGGGCATGTCCGCTCCGCTCGCGGGTTGCGAGATGTTGACCTGGATGTCGGGGTTGGCCTGGTTCCACACCTCGACGCGCTTGTCGATGTTCGAGCCCCAGGCCCAGAACTCGAGCGTCACCGGGCCGTCGGCCGAGTCGTCGCCGCCCGGTCCCGAGCACGCGGTCAACGCGAGGGCGAGGATTCCCGCGGTCGCGATTCCGATACGAACGCTGTTTGCCACTGCAATCTCCTTTGATAGCGGGGTCTGCTCCTCGCGTCGCTGAAGCGTTTCAGTGGTGCTGGACCACGACGGTTCCGGGCGGAAGCGGGATCAGTCTCGCAGACGGTCGTCGATCTGGCAAGCGATTGCCAGAAGGACATGGCAATCGGTTGACAGGCGGGGTTCTCCCGGTTTCAATGGAGGCGTGCCAACGACGCTGCAGAACGATCCAGACCGCCTCCTCCCCGCCGACCCGGGGACCCGCGACGTCGCCAGGGCGCTCTACCGCTCGGTCGAGGCCCTGCCGATCGTCTCGCCGCACGGACACGTGGATCCGGTGATCCTCGTCGAGGACACCCCGTTCGCGAACGCCACCGAGCTGTTCCTCCGGCACGACCACTACGTCACCCGCCTGCTGCACGCCGCCGGGTTCTCCCTCTCGGACGTCGGCGTGCCCGACCTCGCGGAGGGTGGTGCCGTCGCCGCGCCGCGGGACGCCTGGCGACGCTTCTGCGAGCACTGGCACCTGTACGCCGGCACCGCCTCCGGGTACTGGCTGAGCTCGATCCTCGGTGAGCAGTTCGGCGTCACCGAGCAGCCGGACGAAGCGAACGCCGACCGGCTCTTCGACACGATCCAGGAGGCGCTCGAAGCGCCGGCGTTCCGTCCGCGTGCGCTGTTCGAACGCTTCCGTATCGAGGTGCTCGCGACCACCGACGACCCGATGGACGACCTCGCCGCACATGCCGCCCTCGCGGCGGACCCCGCCTTCAGCGGGCGCGTCCTGCCGACCTTCCGGCCCGACGCGTACCTCGATCCGACGAAGGCCGGGTGGGTGGAGCGGGTCGCGGCACTCGCCGCCTGGAACGGGACACCGGAGTCCAGCTACCGCGGGTATCTCGAGGCGCTCGTCGGGCGCCGTCGCCACTTCATCGAGCACGGGGCGGTGTCGGCCGACCACGGTGTCCCGCAGCCGCTCACGATCGAACTCGAGGAGGCGGACGCCGCGACGCTGTTCGACCGCGCGCTGTCGGGGACCGCCGACGCCGCGGACCTCGAGCGGTTCGCTGCGCACATGCTGTTCGAGAGCGCCCGGATGAGCGTCGAGGACGGCCTCGTCATGACCGTGCACCCCGGTGTCCACCGCAATCATCACTCGCCGACGCTCGCCCGCTTCGGGCCGGACACCGGGCACGACCTCCCGGTCCGCACCGACTACGTCCGCCCCCTGCGCCCGCTGCTGGAGCGGTTCGGCACGGCTCCGGGGTTCCACCTCGTCCTCTTCAGCGTCGACGAGACGAGCTACTCGCGGGAGATCGCACCGCTCGCCGGGTTCTACCCGAGTGTCTTCATCGGCGCACCGTGGTGGTTCCTCGACGCGCCCGACGCCGTCCTGCGCTTCCGGTCCGCCGTGACGGAGACGGCCGGGTTCTCACGCGGATCGGGGTTCATCGACGACACGCGGGCGTTCCTCTCGATCCCCGCCCGACACGACATGTCCAGGCGCCTCGACGCGTCGTTCCTCGCGCGACTCGTGCGGGAGGGGCGCATCGACGAGGCGACGGCCGAACGCATCATCCTCGACCTCGTCGTCGACCAGCCG from Plantibacter flavus includes these protein-coding regions:
- a CDS encoding sugar phosphate isomerase/epimerase family protein encodes the protein MTIPPTTERNHMSDSNPTAQRYPLTGYGVIVPSERIPGAFASGADYAEPTIVGNLVVADGDGWTRHPDYDASVRRGSFAILFPGDLSLADPDFPAERVTAYLDAVMPIIGSVSEPGAKIVFGSGTARAIPAGVDVTAARARFAEVVVETRDTAERNGLQIVLEPLNRDETNLLNSLEETVAFLDEFGIDRVPVVADLFHIMLEEEPLAVVQALGARIGHAHIADAGRRPPGQGDWPLAEFITALRDGGYDGPVTVECLFEDFEPELEAALAHLRQLA
- a CDS encoding carbohydrate ABC transporter permease, coding for MTTTARTAERAEEDRRARETVVRADRGRIRKPKESVSLVHKLGGILPTVVLLIAVLYFLLPMVWVVFAATKSTGELFSTSAFTFGSSLIDNMTDLFAYENGSFARWLGNSFIYSIGGALLSTAVSAAAGYALALYRFPGKKAVMVGLLAGVLLPTITLAIPQYMLFAQLNLTNTYWAVLIPISITPFGIYLSYVFARGSVPQELLEAARVDGSNEGRTFVSIGLPLLFPGLVTVFLLQFIGAWNNFLLPYIMQSKSELSPITVAMFLMLNRGGSEPVLYSVAIAGALIAVIPVVIFVLVLQRFWRLDLISGSLK
- a CDS encoding RidA family protein, producing MTRSTVNDPHAPKPVGPYSHAAVAPTGALYLSGQTPIDPVTGALVDGDVAEQTRRVFANLESVLTAAGRGFADVVKVNVYLVDMADFASMNSVYESVFSAPYPARTTVAVVGLPLGARVEIELVA
- a CDS encoding ABC transporter substrate-binding protein gives rise to the protein MANSVRIGIATAGILALALTACSGPGGDDSADGPVTLEFWAWGSNIDKRVEVWNQANPDIQVNISQPASGADMPVRVLSAVRAGDGPDIAQAEYTQLPTYVSAGVLAPLDSAKQDLEEAYSPTVLESVSFDDTVYGVPQDLGPALFVYRNDLFAQYGLTPAASWEDFRALAEQVRTLDGDRYLFNFSSIDADQFMGLALQNGAQWWDYADEQWGVDIDSAETREVLDFWQGMVEDDLVSTYQTGSPEQIEATASGRVLGTIAGAWAPGPLLNQYPDTVGLWSAAQIPQWDTADPRVFARGGSANVILKESPHYDQALEFITWLNASDEGAEGLVEVNKFTGALHGQEIDRTPPELMPEDTTYWPSATEAASKLVTVQWGPNTQVAFTAITDELGNAIEGTSPWADVLPKVQDIVEKDLAG
- a CDS encoding sugar phosphate isomerase/epimerase family protein, producing the protein MSAQRTNRVAANPIPYWSARGKTREVFEEAFADFQRIGFTAVKADIPEGMTADEYRTWIGGYGLAPSLSLFSSAFDETIVLAEVLEAAKAFGAAQASLGLDRTMISSMAIPARMATPAIGADFSQGRLDLAIENAGRTCEVLLAEGIRPLHHSHVGGVFETEHEIRSLLDTLGPDLIGFGPDTGHLRWAGADPVAMITDYRDRLGGIHIKDVYADHLDGAADGALSYHETSQTKRLWAEPGLGVLDFDAIVAAMPADYDGDYMIEVDFPSVESVYESHRLSYEWAGHALDVATR
- a CDS encoding LacI family DNA-binding transcriptional regulator — translated: MSTSDASAETIAPEPGTPEPTAGAAKTKRAATIYDIAQLAGVNPSTVSRALSRPGRINEKTAQKIHDAAKQLNYVANPAARALPTGRTGTLGLIVADITNPMFFDVVRGAEREAAERNYTLVLAEFKESAEMELLTARRLMPSVDGLILATSRLLPDDVRALGQEKPVVVINRQVDDVDSIVADVDPGLTAAIDHLAELGHRRLAFVSGPGRSWMSRHRWSRTRELCAERGIETVRVPSTQPDMAAGRAAATAVLETGATAVLAYNDLLAIGIMLELRSRGVEMPAQLSLIGFDDIFGSDFTTPALTSIRSPHIASGSYAVQTLFAHLGGTDVPTITDLATTLIMRESTAPPPTD
- a CDS encoding carbohydrate ABC transporter permease encodes the protein MTAPTIERGRGRTEDDPTAVPTRRRVSLTRPHHLFAWVLIAPAVVLFVFVFVIPIVYSGGLSLMGTAAGASAYGVREEVFVGLGNYTKVLQDPTFWTSLGNLAVYALFLVPIMMLTAMLFALLLDLPRARLRAFSRMAIFLPYGVPSVIAALMWGFLYVPEISPIYQLAETFGLQFPTLLRGDLVMTAIINVVLWGGIGFNTIILYTSLQSLPKEQIDAARIDGCNEPRIAWYIKLPHIVPATILTGLFSIIGALQVYSEPQMLSSLTPAISSTYFPLMRVYRDAFAHDDLNSASAASIILALATVLLSLLVLGGQRLAARRNA
- a CDS encoding Gfo/Idh/MocA family protein yields the protein MSRPHRIAIAGAGIISKQHGIVIDQLRDELELVAVADPELAKAEALVAERGGRAFTTLAEALAQTDPDIVVVCTPTGLHAGLAIEALEAGKHVIIEKPADVTVSRTDDIIAAQERAGTVVTVISQHRFDPSTEIVLAAAERGDLGRITSGIASVDWWRGQSYYDSGDWRGTWALDGGGALMNQGVHTVDLLVALLGRPVEVFGYTALLAHERIETEDVAVGVVRFASGALGVIHGSTAVYPGLVARLQVHGDRGSAVIENDQLTYFHSTPAGTERAEAFFGSQGKDTNQAAQFADETQAGSSVAGQMSDAHLHQYRNVLAAIRGEEPLRVTLAENRQAISIITGLYESARTGQPVRLDAVAAVAR
- a CDS encoding alpha/beta fold hydrolase — protein: MAVGATRRDAQLVLDDLSFRIISTTADRDPGAARFVLVHGVGTSHRYFARLHDDLARDSDTVSVDLPGFGGQARPVRTVEVGEMATALGHALDTLGTAPFVLVGHSMGAQWVVELAAQRPDLARAVVIIGPVTDRDHRSMVAQALALAWDTVGETMSVNRRVFVDYLRAGPSWFLRQVRRMVDFPIEDRIVEVTAPVLVVRGGNDPIAGTGWSRLLRDRASHGSMAVVPGHRHVVQHTAPRAIASAIRAFVAT
- a CDS encoding helix-turn-helix domain-containing protein is translated as MSVNAGPAERFEAAGGDVDDARELYREAYQIGGITVEPTATDFGYRFTSIGDADLALRASQVEGRITGASFTQDEYVVTWLTRGEGVMDLLGSPMKLHPGVPSMFANDRPAQFDLIDYRLNMMHFGGAYLEGVAADTEGSVGPIRFDTTFRPSGDALRRWTETVATVARVIYDDGSSAVLRAEANRAAAVTLLEVFPHVALQPRTDLAVPPSSKARVAVEFMVANAHRPIATAEIAEAAGLSLRSLQAAFRREYDVTATDYLRSIRLDRVRQELRDAEPGLATVAEVARRWGFTHLGRFAASYTSRFGEYPSVTLASSAR